From the genome of Leptolyngbya sp. FACHB-261, one region includes:
- a CDS encoding radical SAM protein, with amino-acid sequence MSPALFDEERLLFTPAVPAAEAVPVVFAFPNEYAVGITSLGYQVIWAMLASRPDLRVSREFTDWREASRNSPELLGFSLSWELDYANLLNLLEQRRIPIHAEQRTEEHPLVFGGGPVLTANPEPFASYFDLILLGDGEELLGEFLDAYQQVRNSDRWTQLKHLAQVPGVYVPAGYQATYAAADGPLLAVEPVDPAFPARITKRTFRGNTLSASTVVTPKAAWENIYMVETVRSCPEMCRFCLASYLTLPFRTPDVETSLIPAIERGLQVTDRIGLLGASVTQHPEFETLLDYFARPEHDQVRLSLASVRAGTLTEKLARTLTEHDTHSVTIAVESGSERLRQLINKKLDQEEIRQAARAAKAGGLKAMKLYGMVGIPGEEWSDLEHTLSLMQDLRRVAPGLRLTLGCSTFVPKAHTPFQWSGVDAGAEKKLKFLQKHLGKAGIDFRPESYNGSVIQAVISRGDRRVAQVLERVRQYGSNLESASAGSFRRAFKELRGQLPDLAFYVHAEWSIVGTLPWSHLQGPLPLGTLLKHRSEAFSQQDLDPQSLVEPEPAQV; translated from the coding sequence TTGAGCCCCGCTCTGTTTGATGAAGAACGCCTGCTATTTACCCCTGCGGTTCCAGCTGCAGAGGCAGTGCCCGTTGTCTTTGCTTTTCCCAACGAGTATGCGGTTGGCATTACTAGCCTGGGCTATCAAGTCATCTGGGCCATGCTGGCCTCTCGGCCTGACCTGAGGGTTAGCCGAGAGTTCACAGATTGGCGGGAAGCCAGCCGCAACTCGCCAGAACTTTTGGGCTTCTCTCTTTCGTGGGAGTTGGACTACGCCAACCTTCTGAATCTGCTAGAGCAACGCCGGATTCCCATCCACGCCGAACAGCGTACTGAGGAGCATCCACTGGTGTTTGGCGGCGGGCCGGTGCTAACAGCCAATCCAGAACCCTTTGCGTCCTACTTTGATTTGATTCTGCTGGGCGACGGCGAAGAGCTCTTGGGCGAATTTCTGGATGCCTATCAACAGGTTCGCAACTCGGACCGCTGGACCCAACTCAAGCACCTGGCGCAAGTCCCTGGCGTTTATGTACCTGCCGGGTATCAGGCCACTTACGCGGCAGCTGATGGGCCACTGCTCGCTGTGGAACCGGTTGATCCTGCCTTTCCAGCCCGGATCACCAAACGCACTTTTCGAGGCAATACGCTCTCAGCGTCGACTGTGGTCACGCCGAAAGCAGCCTGGGAAAATATCTACATGGTCGAGACGGTGCGCAGTTGCCCAGAGATGTGCCGTTTCTGCCTCGCCAGTTATCTAACGCTGCCCTTCCGCACCCCCGACGTTGAGACTTCGTTAATTCCAGCGATTGAGCGAGGCTTGCAAGTCACCGACCGGATTGGCCTACTGGGAGCTTCGGTAACCCAACACCCTGAATTTGAGACGCTGCTCGATTACTTCGCTCGCCCTGAACACGACCAAGTCCGCCTGAGCCTTGCCTCGGTTCGCGCTGGCACCCTCACGGAAAAGCTAGCCCGTACTCTGACTGAGCATGACACCCATTCGGTGACAATCGCTGTGGAAAGCGGCTCTGAACGGCTGCGGCAGCTGATTAACAAGAAGCTGGATCAAGAAGAAATCCGACAGGCCGCCCGCGCTGCTAAAGCCGGTGGCTTGAAGGCTATGAAGCTCTATGGCATGGTCGGTATTCCAGGCGAAGAGTGGAGCGACTTGGAGCACACGCTGAGTTTGATGCAGGATCTCAGGCGAGTTGCGCCAGGCTTGCGGCTAACGCTGGGTTGTAGCACGTTTGTGCCTAAGGCTCATACTCCTTTCCAGTGGTCGGGTGTAGATGCTGGCGCCGAAAAGAAGCTGAAATTTCTGCAAAAACACTTAGGCAAAGCAGGGATTGATTTTCGCCCTGAGAGTTACAACGGCTCTGTGATTCAGGCCGTGATCTCGCGAGGTGACCGACGCGTCGCTCAGGTGCTGGAACGGGTGCGGCAATACGGCAGCAATCTAGAGTCAGCCTCGGCTGGCAGCTTCCGTCGCGCCTTTAAGGAACTGCGCGGGCAACTGCCCGACTTGGCCTTCTACGTCCATGCTGAATGGTCGATTGTAGGAACCCTACCCTGGAGCCACCTACAGGGACCATTGCCGTTGGGCACCCTGCTTAAACACCGGAGCGAGGCCTTCAGCCAGCAAGACCTAGATCCCCAGTCTCTGGTTGAACCTGAACCAGCGCAGGTCTAG
- a CDS encoding right-handed parallel beta-helix repeat-containing protein has protein sequence MSSQLLDGNTYTAQSGLTSTQGTRPLSTSLSSSPSGELAASSLVSPTSSRASSSSLGTARLTSTSPTSGDLAGNTLATAYDAGLLSNSLSFTDVVNNNDPVDYIRFSVNVSGGVSTFLNGLSAGNTIDLLDSSGNLLQTATNSGTTWTQGNSGTTGGSLSRSLAIGTYYLRVSPTALTGNPLYANTSSYTLNLVSHEAPGTVTVAASNTVNVGSADYTATGVNDQDIINQAIASVGSQGGGTVLLLGGTYNISNNVVITYNNITLSGVGWNTILRLAPNTLLDDAGLLRSSYSSSAANAATPFFSGQHFKHMALDGNRANGTSFINSYANYGTYVDSSFENMRVHDFPHYGFDPHENSDAGAPTLRLTIKDSLADHNTVDGLTTDNCIDSLFTNNVLDSNGRHGINVVTASRGNTFSNNVSTNNGGNGITVQSGSDLSRTSDRNKLFNNTVSSNGLSGIYVYFAQSTEIRGNTITGNGRHGVQLRSATYSVVANNTINDNSQLADNKYMGIYLDNNTISYSTNNLVRDNTISSTATNKIRYGIAERSALDDYNVLGGNRVQGAVKGATDLKGLNSKILPEAQTPRSSFVATAAQPNAVDAGNNLQTALNLGFLTGRRTLIDTVNGNDPIDYYRFRLGRGAALSTFLNGLSSPHLDFQILSGTGAILRRSAGGLSEGKPIDSIRGNLGPGTYYLRVSRSSPTSPGSKYSLTLNPISWTGARTLAVAASNSVNAGDAQYFCDGTDDQLVINKAIADVAAQGGGTVLLLGGTYNVSNNVLIDGSNVTLSGEGWSSILRLTDNTVMSESGLVRAFDVSGVRVAGLTIDGNRLNQTNLRENKGLYGTFTDSVLEDLYARNCGDYGLDPHENTLTRAATVRLTIQFCRAENNEGDGITVDKLRQSTIRDNLAINNGRHGFNVVTESFNTTLINNTSVNNGSNGITVQTGSKSIRIINNTVRGNRGNGIYLYGSGYADLASPPLGFGGNFVERNFIAGNGRNGIQVRASSYNRIVGNTILNNSLISTDRYNGIYLDDDNKTFSTRNIVRNNGVRSTGAKKHRFGIAESEFKVNFNTFQGNVVQNAVRSNLRLRGRQSRVLP, from the coding sequence ATGTCCAGCCAATTACTAGACGGGAACACCTACACGGCTCAATCCGGTTTGACTAGTACTCAAGGGACAAGACCACTCTCTACGTCTTTGAGTTCGAGTCCGTCAGGAGAATTAGCGGCTTCGTCTCTAGTCAGTCCCACCAGCAGCCGAGCCAGTAGTTCCAGTCTAGGCACAGCCAGACTAACCAGCACTAGCCCAACAAGTGGTGACCTGGCAGGCAATACACTCGCGACGGCTTATGATGCTGGCCTCCTAAGCAACAGCCTTAGCTTCACAGATGTCGTTAATAATAATGACCCGGTTGATTACATCCGGTTCAGCGTCAATGTTTCTGGCGGTGTCAGCACTTTTTTAAATGGCTTGAGTGCTGGCAACACCATTGATTTGCTGGACAGTTCTGGCAACCTTTTGCAAACTGCAACCAATAGTGGTACTACCTGGACTCAAGGCAACAGCGGTACTACTGGTGGCTCACTCAGCCGCAGTTTGGCGATAGGGACCTACTATCTTCGCGTGTCTCCCACCGCGCTTACAGGCAATCCGCTCTATGCCAATACCAGCTCTTACACGCTCAATTTAGTTTCCCATGAAGCCCCTGGTACGGTAACCGTTGCGGCTAGTAATACGGTTAATGTTGGCAGTGCGGATTACACCGCTACTGGCGTTAATGACCAAGATATTATCAACCAGGCCATTGCCAGTGTTGGGAGTCAGGGTGGCGGCACCGTCCTATTGTTGGGAGGAACCTACAACATCTCTAATAATGTTGTCATTACTTACAACAACATTACGCTGTCTGGTGTTGGTTGGAACACAATTCTCCGGCTGGCTCCCAACACCTTACTGGACGATGCTGGTTTATTAAGGTCTTCTTATAGTAGTTCAGCAGCCAATGCCGCAACGCCGTTCTTCTCGGGTCAGCATTTCAAGCATATGGCCTTGGATGGGAACCGGGCCAATGGCACTTCGTTTATCAATAGTTATGCCAACTATGGCACCTACGTTGATAGCAGCTTCGAGAATATGCGGGTGCATGATTTCCCGCATTACGGCTTCGACCCCCACGAGAATAGCGATGCCGGAGCACCGACTCTCAGGCTCACGATTAAGGATTCTTTGGCCGATCACAATACTGTGGATGGCCTGACCACTGACAATTGTATTGATTCGCTGTTCACCAACAATGTCCTTGACTCTAATGGCAGACACGGCATCAATGTTGTGACAGCCTCTAGAGGCAATACGTTCTCTAATAATGTATCGACCAACAACGGCGGCAACGGCATCACGGTGCAGTCCGGTTCAGATCTCTCCAGAACCTCGGACAGAAATAAACTATTCAATAACACGGTCAGCTCCAATGGCCTGAGCGGCATCTACGTTTATTTCGCCCAAAGCACTGAGATTCGGGGGAACACTATAACTGGCAATGGTCGGCATGGCGTGCAGCTGAGATCAGCGACTTATAGTGTTGTTGCTAATAATACCATCAACGATAATTCCCAGCTTGCTGATAACAAATACATGGGAATTTATCTGGACAATAACACGATCAGTTATTCGACTAATAACCTGGTTCGAGATAACACGATAAGCTCTACTGCGACCAACAAGATACGCTATGGCATAGCTGAGCGTAGTGCGCTAGATGATTACAATGTTTTAGGTGGCAATAGGGTTCAAGGTGCCGTGAAAGGCGCCACCGATCTCAAAGGTCTGAACTCTAAGATTCTGCCGGAGGCTCAAACGCCTAGGTCCTCTTTTGTAGCGACAGCCGCCCAACCCAATGCAGTTGACGCGGGTAACAATCTACAAACTGCGCTCAATCTAGGTTTCCTAACCGGTAGACGCACCCTGATTGATACGGTCAACGGCAACGATCCGATTGATTACTATCGTTTTCGCTTGGGTCGCGGTGCTGCACTCAGTACTTTTCTCAATGGTCTCAGTTCGCCCCACCTAGATTTCCAAATTCTCAGCGGTACGGGGGCTATTTTGAGGCGGTCAGCGGGTGGCTTATCAGAGGGCAAACCGATTGATTCGATTCGAGGCAACTTAGGCCCAGGTACCTACTATCTGCGGGTTTCCAGGTCATCGCCCACAAGTCCTGGCTCAAAATATAGCCTGACCCTCAATCCGATTAGCTGGACCGGTGCCCGTACGCTTGCAGTTGCCGCTAGCAACAGTGTCAATGCTGGAGATGCTCAGTACTTCTGCGATGGCACTGATGATCAACTGGTCATTAATAAGGCAATTGCTGATGTGGCAGCGCAGGGCGGCGGCACAGTTCTATTGCTAGGAGGCACTTACAACGTCTCTAATAACGTGCTCATTGATGGTAGCAATGTCACTCTCTCCGGTGAGGGTTGGTCGAGTATCCTCAGGCTCACTGACAACACGGTGATGAGCGAGTCTGGCCTCGTGCGTGCCTTTGATGTTTCTGGGGTACGGGTTGCTGGTTTGACCATTGATGGCAATCGCCTTAACCAGACAAATTTAAGAGAAAACAAAGGCTTATACGGCACCTTCACTGACAGTGTTCTAGAAGATTTGTATGCCCGCAATTGTGGGGATTATGGCCTCGATCCGCACGAAAACACGCTTACTCGAGCAGCAACAGTTAGACTGACCATTCAATTCTGCCGGGCGGAAAACAACGAAGGCGATGGCATCACGGTTGACAAGCTCAGACAATCAACGATTCGAGACAATCTGGCGATCAACAATGGTCGGCATGGCTTCAATGTGGTGACTGAGTCCTTCAACACTACGTTGATCAACAACACGTCCGTGAACAATGGCTCCAATGGCATTACCGTTCAAACTGGCTCCAAATCAATTCGAATTATCAACAACACGGTTCGGGGCAACAGAGGCAATGGCATTTACCTCTACGGCTCTGGCTATGCAGATTTAGCCAGTCCTCCTCTCGGCTTCGGCGGCAATTTTGTTGAGCGTAATTTCATTGCTGGAAACGGCAGAAATGGCATTCAGGTTCGAGCCTCGTCCTACAACCGGATTGTTGGCAATACCATCCTCAATAACTCTCTGATCTCGACTGATAGATACAACGGTATCTACCTGGATGACGACAACAAAACTTTCTCAACTCGCAATATTGTTCGCAACAACGGTGTTCGCTCTACTGGGGCTAAGAAGCACCGGTTCGGCATTGCTGAGTCAGAGTTCAAAGTCAACTTCAACACTTTTCAGGGAAACGTTGTTCAAAATGCTGTCAGAAGCAATCTCCGCTTGAGAGGACGTCAATCTCGGGTTCTACCCTAG
- a CDS encoding polysaccharide lyase, translating to MPTAQASTPTLRATVWSDQFESSDWLNRWRVRRGGSWGLDNTEVMADPSGRFEKILRVRYPAGSASPTVARQTGAPVGGAQFFGGLGLAPSNRLRLQYYVKFSKDFDFVKGGKLPGLFGGTVNDGRRIPDGTNGFSTRYMWRRNGAGEVYAYLPTSSENGTSLGRGNWRFKPGVWQRLEQEVTLNTPGKSDGRIQVWVDGNLVLSANNLTFRTTENLRIEGILFSTFFGGGDPSWATPEDVYVDFADFAVN from the coding sequence TTGCCAACTGCTCAAGCCTCAACTCCAACCCTCCGAGCTACTGTTTGGTCTGATCAATTTGAAAGTTCCGATTGGCTCAATCGTTGGCGGGTCAGACGCGGGGGAAGCTGGGGTCTAGACAACACCGAGGTCATGGCTGACCCCAGTGGCCGGTTTGAGAAGATCCTCAGAGTGCGTTATCCGGCCGGTTCAGCTAGCCCTACGGTTGCACGGCAGACTGGTGCCCCTGTTGGTGGCGCTCAATTTTTTGGTGGTCTAGGCCTTGCACCCAGCAATCGTTTGCGTTTGCAATACTACGTCAAATTCTCTAAAGATTTTGATTTTGTCAAAGGGGGCAAACTGCCGGGGCTGTTTGGGGGAACGGTCAATGATGGCCGTCGCATTCCGGATGGAACCAATGGCTTTTCGACTCGCTACATGTGGCGCAGAAATGGAGCGGGTGAAGTCTACGCTTATCTGCCAACCAGTAGTGAGAATGGCACTTCGTTGGGTCGAGGCAACTGGCGATTTAAACCAGGAGTTTGGCAACGCTTAGAGCAGGAGGTGACATTAAATACTCCTGGCAAAAGCGATGGCCGAATTCAGGTCTGGGTAGATGGAAATTTGGTCCTGAGTGCCAACAACCTGACCTTCCGCACGACCGAAAACTTGAGAATCGAAGGTATCTTATTCTCGACTTTCTTCGGTGGTGGTGATCCCTCCTGGGCCACACCAGAAGATGTGTACGTTGATTTTGCTGATTTCGCTGTCAATTAA
- a CDS encoding nucleotide sugar dehydrogenase, with protein sequence MRVIVWGLGYVGTVVAACLAQLGHEVIGAELNAEKVKAFNSGRSPIKEPDLDELIQEGIASGRLKAVTDAEQYVSWADASLICVGTPSAPDGSAMLGYIEGVAGVIGRGLKSSERYHVVVLRSTVFPGVARNVLLPLLEQHSERTAGQDFGIVVNPEFLRETDAIKDFYAPPYTVLGELDTRSGDLVEGLYEGVEAPLYRIPLEEAELVKVVNNTFHALKVGFANEIGRICDRLGLDSHSIMKLVCADTKLNISPVYLKPGFAFGGSCLPKDLRSLTFNARRLGVDVPILDGILPSNQLQIEAARYKVHECSARRVAVLGLSFKAGTDDLRESPVIGLIRELWQDGVELLVYDPDVQLDETLGSNREYLERQLPQIKYILRSDIAEVLQDCQAVVVSQKRPEFTSELQNLKEDVTVIDLVRLSDGPTLPGVAKYRGLSWNGKATASTPKPSADALLETAPEAKVPSPSGTAQLASR encoded by the coding sequence GTGAGAGTCATAGTATGGGGATTAGGCTACGTTGGCACCGTTGTGGCTGCTTGCCTTGCTCAATTAGGTCATGAGGTTATTGGTGCTGAGCTGAACGCTGAGAAAGTGAAGGCCTTCAACAGCGGACGCAGCCCGATTAAAGAACCTGACCTAGACGAACTCATTCAGGAAGGGATTGCCTCAGGACGCTTGAAGGCAGTCACCGATGCCGAGCAATATGTCTCCTGGGCTGATGCTTCTCTAATTTGTGTTGGTACCCCCAGCGCTCCCGATGGCAGTGCCATGCTGGGCTATATCGAAGGCGTTGCAGGGGTCATCGGTCGCGGCCTCAAATCGAGCGAACGCTATCACGTGGTAGTGCTGCGCAGCACCGTTTTCCCTGGCGTTGCCCGCAACGTGTTGTTGCCCTTGCTAGAGCAGCATTCTGAGCGGACTGCTGGTCAGGACTTCGGCATTGTCGTCAACCCCGAGTTCCTGCGTGAAACCGATGCAATCAAAGACTTCTACGCGCCCCCTTACACGGTGCTCGGTGAGCTTGACACCCGTTCAGGCGATCTAGTCGAAGGGCTGTATGAAGGAGTTGAAGCACCGCTCTATCGGATTCCTCTAGAAGAGGCCGAACTGGTCAAGGTGGTTAACAATACCTTCCATGCCCTCAAGGTTGGCTTTGCCAATGAAATTGGCCGTATCTGCGACCGCCTAGGTCTAGACAGCCACTCGATCATGAAGCTGGTCTGTGCCGATACCAAGCTCAACATCTCGCCAGTTTATCTCAAGCCTGGCTTCGCCTTCGGAGGTTCCTGCCTGCCCAAGGATCTGCGTTCGCTGACCTTCAATGCTCGTCGCCTTGGCGTCGATGTGCCCATCCTGGATGGCATTCTGCCTAGCAACCAGTTGCAGATCGAGGCGGCTCGCTACAAAGTTCACGAGTGCAGTGCTCGGCGCGTGGCTGTGCTCGGTCTAAGCTTCAAGGCTGGTACCGACGATCTGCGCGAAAGCCCAGTGATCGGCCTGATCCGAGAGCTGTGGCAGGACGGCGTAGAATTGCTGGTTTACGACCCCGATGTCCAGCTTGATGAAACGCTGGGTAGCAACCGCGAGTATCTAGAGCGTCAGTTGCCTCAAATCAAGTACATCCTGCGCTCTGACATTGCTGAGGTCCTGCAAGATTGCCAGGCAGTTGTCGTCAGCCAGAAGCGCCCTGAGTTCACTAGCGAACTTCAGAACCTGAAGGAAGACGTGACTGTTATTGACCTAGTACGTCTGAGCGATGGGCCAACCCTACCAGGTGTTGCCAAGTATCGCGGTCTCTCTTGGAATGGCAAGGCTACTGCTAGCACGCCGAAGCCGAGTGCAGACGCATTACTTGAAACAGCGCCAGAGGCTAAAGTGCCAAGCCCCAGCGGCACCGCGCAATTAGCTAGCCGCTAA
- a CDS encoding glycosyltransferase → MSTSISVEQKSTRTFDDPYVNLIGILLISLLGFLGLVLLRNPGQVTLLGGAGLVSMGAVGAWRWAWLGLHSLRARLYSQLIFPRWRRRANAVPLEALPHTCFLVPTFREKRWVNERVFRAILREAKAIEQQVTVLVVSGAADENDSIAEVIEAEDIRADFQRWVRFVSIVQTGRGKRNAMAEGIRALATLDLPPDTVVALMDGDSELAPGTLQQSLPFFRLFPKMGALTTDEIPVVAGSHAFSEWFHLRFSQRHLQMCSMGLSRKIMCLTGRFSLFRADITLNPSFVQQIENDMLDDWLWGEFKFLSGDDKSTWFWVLKNGYDMMYIPDVIVYSLENISGSVIKRSYENMRRWFGNMLRNSGRALALGPVRTGWFMWFCLLDQRLSMWTSLITPGLIILCLIQLKLLALSLLLSWVCFSRPIILLLIFWGRPSHLKLVHFPILLASQWGSAIIKVWTQFNLAQQRWANRGGQTMGSEGESWKRRVQLGTSKFLYASSLFSFVICLCWLGGGLDPVGDLLELQQGQKAAAQAMSAQIVRAVDYGVVPSDGKDDSAALSKLLNGLPAEGLAEVVLPAGELDLFQPVQIQRSHTTIEGQGVDRTVLRAHFNHNIGDAVLTIKQTGQHPIQSNSSDSKNSKKNDPGLQDIKLQGFSLRQEIPSSSVASEYKVDGIVIEQVAQATLENLHLEKSGFNPLRLYQTQGAKIQYVTVDGSWNNGRIIMTEADDTKTDALVVQGQPEVSQLQ, encoded by the coding sequence ATGTCTACATCAATATCAGTTGAGCAAAAAAGTACAAGGACATTCGATGATCCTTATGTCAATTTAATTGGCATTCTGCTTATTTCTCTATTAGGCTTTTTGGGGTTGGTTCTATTGCGCAACCCCGGCCAGGTCACGCTGCTGGGCGGGGCAGGACTGGTTAGCATGGGGGCAGTGGGAGCTTGGCGATGGGCTTGGTTGGGCCTTCACTCTTTGCGCGCTCGTCTTTACTCCCAACTGATCTTTCCCCGTTGGCGTCGGCGGGCAAATGCTGTTCCCCTTGAAGCCTTACCGCATACCTGTTTCTTAGTTCCTACCTTCCGCGAAAAGCGTTGGGTGAATGAGCGGGTCTTCCGGGCAATTTTGCGAGAAGCCAAAGCTATTGAACAGCAGGTCACGGTTTTGGTGGTCAGCGGTGCGGCAGATGAAAACGACTCGATTGCCGAAGTCATTGAGGCAGAGGACATTCGTGCCGACTTCCAACGCTGGGTCCGATTTGTCTCAATTGTGCAAACGGGCAGAGGCAAGCGCAATGCTATGGCCGAGGGTATTCGAGCCTTAGCGACACTCGATTTGCCTCCTGACACTGTAGTTGCGCTGATGGACGGTGACTCTGAATTGGCGCCTGGCACGCTGCAGCAGAGCCTGCCATTCTTCCGACTGTTTCCCAAAATGGGAGCCTTAACCACAGACGAGATCCCGGTCGTTGCTGGCTCTCATGCATTTTCTGAATGGTTTCACTTGCGATTTAGCCAGCGACATCTTCAGATGTGCTCAATGGGTCTGTCTCGCAAAATCATGTGCTTGACTGGGCGCTTCTCTCTGTTCAGAGCTGATATCACGCTCAACCCTTCTTTCGTGCAGCAGATTGAAAATGACATGCTGGACGACTGGCTTTGGGGAGAGTTTAAATTCCTATCGGGAGACGACAAGAGCACTTGGTTCTGGGTGCTTAAAAATGGCTACGACATGATGTACATCCCGGATGTCATTGTGTACTCCCTGGAAAATATTTCCGGCTCAGTCATCAAACGGTCTTATGAGAACATGCGGCGCTGGTTCGGCAATATGCTGCGCAATAGTGGCCGAGCCCTAGCACTAGGACCCGTTCGAACCGGCTGGTTCATGTGGTTCTGCTTACTCGATCAGCGGCTCAGCATGTGGACCTCTTTGATTACCCCAGGTCTCATTATCCTTTGCCTGATTCAACTGAAGTTGCTGGCTCTGAGTCTGTTGCTCTCCTGGGTATGTTTCAGCCGCCCGATCATCTTGCTGCTCATTTTCTGGGGGCGCCCGTCTCACCTCAAGCTAGTTCACTTTCCGATTCTGCTGGCGTCACAGTGGGGTTCTGCGATTATTAAAGTCTGGACGCAATTCAACTTGGCGCAGCAGCGTTGGGCGAATCGCGGTGGACAAACTATGGGCTCAGAGGGTGAATCTTGGAAGCGTCGCGTTCAATTGGGAACCTCCAAGTTTTTATATGCCAGTAGCCTGTTCAGCTTCGTGATTTGTTTGTGCTGGTTGGGTGGAGGCTTAGATCCAGTCGGTGACTTATTAGAACTGCAACAGGGTCAAAAAGCGGCTGCTCAAGCGATGTCTGCACAAATCGTACGAGCAGTGGATTACGGTGTTGTTCCCAGCGATGGCAAGGACGACTCAGCGGCGCTCAGCAAGCTGCTGAACGGGTTGCCTGCGGAGGGCTTAGCTGAGGTAGTTTTGCCTGCGGGTGAATTAGACCTATTCCAGCCAGTTCAAATCCAACGCAGCCACACGACTATTGAAGGGCAAGGGGTTGATCGTACGGTTTTACGAGCCCACTTTAACCACAATATTGGTGACGCTGTGCTCACAATCAAGCAAACTGGCCAGCACCCTATTCAATCAAATTCATCTGACTCGAAAAACTCAAAGAAAAACGACCCGGGGCTGCAAGATATCAAGCTGCAAGGCTTTAGCTTGAGGCAGGAAATTCCTAGCTCGTCAGTTGCTTCCGAGTACAAGGTAGATGGTATTGTCATTGAACAGGTTGCTCAAGCAACTTTGGAGAACTTACACCTAGAAAAGAGCGGCTTTAACCCTCTACGGCTCTATCAAACCCAAGGCGCCAAAATCCAATACGTAACTGTTGATGGTAGTTGGAATAATGGTAGGATTATCATGACTGAAGCAGACGACACAAAGACGGATGCGTTGGTAGTTCAAGGCCAGCCTGAAGTCTCTCAGCTACAGTAG
- a CDS encoding HlyD family secretion protein has protein sequence MLETPDAKKLVARSPNGTLVALPPDPQHKRKKRRWERLVFGALFLSIGAAATAVGIAAIGYRLTHIVVDNGLVNGRIMRMRAPIDGAVSAFYAQPGVAVNPGQVLARLSRSPEEQQSRLRLEGEVELKEANLASSRKSLAVLKSQLEDLNDRIKILSGQRPTSGPIDTSVVQRQLAKSQAQLDSARARASVARSKYNRYAQLVQEGAVSKSLAEQFRGEWESRQAEVREAESGLQVSQAALEAARLGKPVTSLPNVDSGLLSQRSSLLSGIQSQEGYISTLEVELRNARARLKEDRSLYSNRQDLEVKAPFAGVVYSTKREEGEQVRSSESLLTLLDCNNIWVESLVNLDQFNQIDASRPVRVQLAGNPEKYDGKIELMQPVNSVQETEGQSNLLQVQALVPSVPSELAGQSLMRVIVRIPPPPQHAKAQQFCGLGSNASVTFPIKFAQMPKFVAGR, from the coding sequence ATGTTAGAAACACCTGATGCCAAGAAGCTAGTTGCACGGTCTCCTAACGGAACGCTGGTTGCACTACCTCCTGACCCCCAGCACAAGCGGAAAAAGCGACGTTGGGAACGGCTAGTCTTCGGAGCCCTGTTTCTCTCGATAGGTGCAGCCGCAACTGCTGTTGGTATTGCCGCCATAGGCTATCGCCTCACCCACATTGTGGTAGATAACGGCCTAGTGAATGGACGCATTATGCGGATGCGCGCGCCTATCGATGGGGCAGTCAGCGCTTTCTATGCTCAGCCTGGTGTTGCTGTTAATCCTGGGCAAGTATTAGCTCGGCTCAGCCGCAGTCCAGAAGAGCAGCAGAGCCGCTTGCGCTTGGAAGGTGAGGTAGAACTCAAAGAGGCTAACTTAGCCTCTTCCCGTAAGTCTTTGGCTGTTCTTAAAAGCCAGCTTGAGGATTTGAATGATCGAATCAAGATCTTAAGTGGTCAGCGACCGACCAGCGGCCCCATCGATACGAGTGTTGTTCAGCGACAACTGGCTAAGAGCCAAGCTCAGTTAGACTCAGCTCGGGCTCGGGCATCCGTTGCCCGTTCCAAATACAACCGCTATGCCCAACTAGTACAGGAAGGGGCTGTTTCTAAAAGCCTAGCTGAGCAATTCCGCGGCGAGTGGGAATCCCGTCAGGCGGAAGTTAGAGAAGCAGAATCAGGATTACAAGTGTCACAAGCGGCGCTAGAGGCAGCAAGACTGGGCAAACCGGTCACTAGCTTGCCAAACGTCGATTCAGGCTTGCTCTCGCAGCGCTCTAGCTTGCTCTCAGGCATCCAATCGCAGGAAGGCTACATCAGCACTTTAGAGGTTGAGTTGCGCAACGCCCGAGCCCGGCTAAAAGAGGACCGGTCGCTTTACAGTAACCGTCAGGATTTGGAAGTGAAAGCGCCATTTGCAGGCGTTGTCTACAGTACTAAGCGCGAAGAGGGTGAGCAGGTTCGCTCCTCGGAATCTCTGCTCACGCTTCTGGACTGCAACAACATTTGGGTCGAATCGCTAGTCAATCTGGATCAGTTTAACCAAATCGATGCTTCTAGGCCGGTTAGGGTTCAGTTAGCAGGTAACCCCGAAAAGTACGACGGCAAAATTGAGCTGATGCAGCCGGTCAACAGCGTTCAAGAGACAGAAGGGCAATCGAATCTTTTGCAAGTACAAGCGCTGGTTCCGTCCGTGCCGTCAGAATTGGCAGGCCAGTCCTTGATGCGGGTGATTGTTAGAATCCCACCGCCACCACAGCACGCAAAAGCTCAACAGTTTTGCGGTCTAGGCAGCAATGCCTCAGTAACCTTTCCAATTAAATTCGCGCAAATGCCCAAATTCGTTGCTGGTAGGTGA